The following proteins are co-located in the Malassezia restricta chromosome II, complete sequence genome:
- a CDS encoding RNA 3'-terminal phosphate cyclase-like protein translates to MSAEPNRVLRFSGHAYLRQRLVLATLAGRPVRIDKIRPDDEEPGLRDFEASFLRLLEKITNGSAVEINYTGTSIYFQPGIIYGGNIVHDCPLSRGIGYFLEWIVLLAPFAKQEVSLTLRGITSGQGDVGADTIRTVTLPHLTLFMPLDSVSMLASALEMRIVKRGAAPLGGGEIFFRAPLIATLRPLEFVEPGRIRKIRGIASSVRVSPQMSNRMIDAARSVLNRYIPDLYLFSDVYRGDESGKSPGFAMSLVATSTTGALHAAEATSSPGQTPEDVGLLAARALLSCIETGGCIDPMHQPLVLTLMAVGPGDVARCRMGALTPQAVQSLRDIRDALGVTFKIRAMEDGSVMLTCVGVGFRGFRQVR, encoded by the coding sequence ATGTCGGCAGAGCCAAATCGCGTGCTGCGTTTCAGCGGGCATGCATATCTACGGCAGCGACTCGTGCTGGCCACACTAGCTGGAAGGCCGGTACGAATTGACAAGATTCGACCTGATGACGAGGAGCCTGGTCTGCGGGATTTCGAGGCCTCGTTTTTACGACTGCTAGAAAAGATCACCAACGGCAGTGCCGTCGAGATCAATTATACCGGTACATCCATCTACTTCCAGCCGGGCATTATCTATGGCGGGAACATCGTACATGACTGCCCCCTATCGCGCGGCATCGGCTACTTTTTGGAGTGGATAGTGCTGTTAGCACCCTTTGCGAAGCAGGAAGTATCGTTGACTCTGCGTGGCATCACCAGTGGCCAGGGCGATGTAGGTGCCGATACCATACGAACAGTCACTTTGCCGCACCTCACCCTATTTATGCCGCTGGACTCTGTGTCTATGCTTGCATCAGCGCTGGAGATGCGTATCGTCAAGCGTGGCGCCGCACCGCTGGGCGGTGGTGAAATCTTTTTCCGTGCGCCTCTCATTGCCACGCTGCGGCCACTCGAATTCGTCGAGCCGGGGCGGATCCGAAAGATTCGTGGTATTGCGAGCTCTGTGCGTGTGAGCCCGCAGATGAGCAACCGGATGATCGATGCCGCACGCAGTGTCCTCAACCGCTATATTCCAGACTTGTATTTATTTTCCGACGTATATCGAGGCGACGAGTCAGGCAAGTCGCCTGGCTTTGCCATGTCACTTGTcgccacgtccacgacaggcgcgctgcatgcggCAGAGGCGACCTCCTCACCGGGCCAGACGCCCGAAGACGTCGGGCTGCTGGCAGCACGTGCGCTTTTGTCCTGTATCGAGACGGGCGGATGCATCGATCCCATGCACCAGCCTCTGGTTCTGACTCTCATGGCTGTAGGCCCAGGGGACGTGGCGCGGTGCCGGATGGGCGCTTTAACCCCCCAGGCCGTCCAGTCTCTACGAGATATACGCGATGCCTTGGGCGTCACATTCAAGATTCGAGCCATGGAGGACGGCTCGGTGATGCTGACATGTGTGGGTGTGGGCTTCCGTGGCTTCCGCCAAGTGCGTTAG